From the genome of Scytonema hofmannii PCC 7110, one region includes:
- a CDS encoding peroxiredoxin-like family protein, with amino-acid sequence MSTNSILSQTERQRVSDGAVVYILSGCESSLKQLVLILPQLGDFDSLEYAWWLRRDTKRLQAQGIAIRAVGIGNRTSGERFCSYTGFPADCLFVDPTAQLHQTLNLYEGLSLKIPGLSSGVNAWLNLMLMCAGIGSPGTLAEYFVDIGAMQDRLS; translated from the coding sequence ATGAGTACAAATAGCATTTTGAGCCAAACCGAACGCCAACGAGTGAGTGATGGAGCCGTTGTATATATTTTGAGCGGTTGCGAATCCTCACTAAAGCAGCTGGTGCTAATACTGCCACAATTAGGAGATTTCGACAGTCTTGAATATGCTTGGTGGTTGCGACGAGATACCAAACGCCTTCAAGCACAAGGGATAGCAATCCGAGCCGTGGGAATTGGGAATCGCACTTCTGGTGAGCGATTCTGTAGTTATACTGGATTTCCGGCAGATTGTTTGTTTGTCGATCCCACCGCCCAACTGCATCAAACGCTCAACCTGTATGAAGGTCTATCCCTCAAAATACCTGGTTTATCGTCCGGAGTGAATGCTTGGCTCAACCTCATGTTGATGTGTGCTGGAATTGGTAGCCCTGGTACTCTAGCAGAGTATTTCGTGGATATAGGGGCGATGCAAGATCGCCTCAGTTAA
- a CDS encoding phenylacetate--CoA ligase family protein: MKVEQQQRAITAFQEFLTTPLDSLLQQHINTDASAAALALFHDVAGNVPAYKDFLAQHAIAPDEYQTAEDFQRLPELTKQNYLQRYSLANLCRHGQLETCDTIAVSSGSTGKPTFWPRFFSDEMEIVTRFEQVFHDSFSADTKRTLAVICFTLGTWVGGMFTANCCRYLTSKGYPMTTITPGNNKEEIFRVVQELGSAFEQVVLLGYPPFLKDIIDTGIARGIEWQQYQVKLVMAGEVFSEEWRSLVGDRLGSRNFCYDSASLYGTADAGVLGNETPLSICIRRFLANNPEVARDLFGESRLPTLVQYDPISRFFEVKDGTLLFSGNNGIPLVRYNILDNGGIVHYDAMLQFLAKWGFDPVTELHKNGGRGIRSLPFVYVFGRSNFTVSYFGANIYPENVSVGLEQAVIREWVTGKFVLQVKEDADKNRSLSVVVELAPGIEESEEKKQAIASSILEQLKRLNSEFSNYVPPEYQMPQVALAPLGDPEYFPVGVKHRYTRK; this comes from the coding sequence ATGAAGGTAGAACAACAGCAACGTGCTATTACGGCATTTCAAGAGTTTTTAACTACACCCTTAGACTCACTCCTCCAGCAACATATCAACACGGATGCTTCCGCAGCCGCCTTGGCATTATTTCACGATGTGGCTGGTAACGTACCTGCTTACAAAGATTTCTTGGCACAACACGCGATCGCTCCTGATGAGTACCAAACTGCTGAGGATTTCCAAAGGCTTCCAGAACTTACAAAACAAAATTACTTGCAGCGTTACTCTTTAGCTAACTTATGTCGTCACGGACAGCTAGAAACGTGCGACACGATCGCAGTCTCTTCTGGTTCTACAGGGAAACCCACATTTTGGCCTCGGTTTTTCTCTGATGAAATGGAAATTGTAACCCGCTTTGAGCAGGTGTTTCATGATAGTTTTTCCGCAGATACCAAACGCACTCTCGCTGTTATTTGTTTCACTCTGGGAACCTGGGTTGGTGGTATGTTTACAGCCAATTGCTGTCGTTATCTTACCAGCAAAGGTTATCCCATGACTACGATTACTCCTGGTAATAATAAAGAAGAGATTTTTCGAGTCGTGCAGGAACTGGGTTCGGCTTTTGAGCAGGTTGTTTTGTTGGGATACCCACCATTTTTAAAAGATATCATTGATACTGGCATAGCTCGTGGGATTGAGTGGCAGCAATATCAGGTAAAGTTGGTTATGGCGGGAGAGGTGTTTAGTGAGGAATGGCGTAGTTTAGTAGGCGATCGCCTCGGTTCCCGTAATTTCTGCTATGATTCGGCATCTCTCTACGGTACGGCAGATGCAGGGGTATTGGGCAATGAGACACCCTTAAGTATTTGTATTCGGCGCTTTTTAGCAAACAATCCAGAGGTAGCAAGAGATTTGTTTGGTGAATCGCGTTTACCGACACTAGTACAATATGACCCCATCAGTCGCTTTTTTGAAGTGAAAGATGGCACGTTGTTATTTTCAGGAAACAACGGCATCCCTCTCGTGCGTTATAATATACTGGATAATGGAGGTATAGTTCATTACGATGCTATGCTGCAGTTTCTAGCTAAATGGGGCTTCGATCCAGTTACAGAATTGCACAAAAATGGTGGACGAGGTATTCGTTCGCTACCGTTTGTTTATGTCTTCGGACGCTCTAACTTTACAGTTTCTTATTTTGGAGCGAATATTTATCCAGAAAATGTTTCTGTGGGATTAGAGCAAGCAGTCATCAGAGAATGGGTGACGGGTAAATTTGTGTTGCAGGTGAAGGAAGATGCAGATAAAAATCGCTCCTTATCTGTAGTTGTGGAGTTGGCACCAGGTATAGAAGAAAGTGAAGAGAAAAAACAAGCGATCGCATCTTCTATTCTCGAACAGCTAAAACGCCTCAATAGCGAATTCTCTAACTACGTGCCTCCAGAATACCAAATGCCGCAAGTTGCTTTAGCACCATTGGGTGACCCTGAATATTTTCCTGTTGGAGTTAAACATAGATATACTAGAAAATAA
- a CDS encoding serine/threonine-protein kinase produces MHVYCSKNHANKEGNRFCTQCGEPLPLAPEQVVDNRYRIIRHLGEGGFGRTYVAEDLKQSPQQCVLKEFAPQVEEQQDLQKAKELFEREASVLKQLQHPQIPRFHESLQVKLGNKDFFLLVQDYIEGDNYWDLLQERNEQGQTFSEEEVVKLLHQLLPILSYIHSRNVIHRDISPDNLILRRTDSMPVLIDFGAVKQLPASKGFWFTQLSGNRTILGKKGYAPEEQLRQGKAFPCSDLYSLAVTALVLLTGKEPQQLYDTYDGNWRWGTDIQVSPKLEAVLKIMLAYKPSDRYQKADEVLKNLQLYAPAKPVSTHQATKIKTMVVAPGRKPIRTIITNLHNRTQAIAQTLPLPAWLRPFALSLVGTSVVLLTFAGTWALVNAVIATVSSITIPSISLPKLPDGSKPATNPSTNNEGNRINAIVSRRQQLGISDAYFTPAVDKIFYTKHPEAQGRALTSNPEDAALRNNWYRIAEDLLDKLERAELGTRARNKLGKYTGEDYQTWRKQAESGQLGDYSIEQLTKDTNKKFDRLFPGLRRSNEKLESQTYGQIWYALAADRVSKLGNRE; encoded by the coding sequence ATGCACGTCTATTGCAGCAAAAATCACGCGAATAAAGAGGGGAACCGCTTTTGCACTCAATGCGGAGAACCATTGCCTCTTGCACCAGAGCAGGTTGTGGACAATCGATATCGAATTATACGTCATTTGGGGGAGGGCGGTTTTGGGCGCACCTACGTAGCTGAGGATTTAAAGCAGTCTCCACAACAGTGCGTGCTGAAGGAATTTGCACCCCAAGTTGAAGAACAACAAGATTTACAGAAAGCAAAAGAGCTTTTTGAACGAGAAGCTAGTGTTTTGAAACAACTACAGCATCCCCAGATTCCACGTTTTCATGAATCGCTGCAAGTGAAGTTGGGTAACAAAGATTTTTTCTTGCTGGTGCAAGACTATATAGAGGGCGATAACTACTGGGATCTCTTACAAGAGCGTAACGAACAGGGGCAAACCTTTAGTGAAGAAGAAGTTGTCAAACTGTTGCACCAACTCCTACCTATATTATCTTATATTCATTCTCGCAATGTGATTCACCGCGATATTTCTCCTGATAATTTGATTTTGCGACGTACTGATAGTATGCCAGTGCTAATCGATTTTGGTGCCGTCAAACAATTACCCGCTTCTAAAGGTTTTTGGTTTACTCAACTCAGTGGAAATCGCACTATTTTAGGCAAAAAAGGATATGCTCCAGAAGAACAATTGCGTCAAGGGAAAGCTTTTCCTTGTAGTGACTTATACTCTTTAGCTGTGACTGCACTCGTATTATTAACAGGGAAAGAACCGCAGCAACTTTACGATACATATGACGGAAATTGGCGTTGGGGAACAGACATTCAAGTCAGCCCAAAACTGGAAGCAGTGTTAAAAATAATGCTTGCCTATAAACCAAGCGATCGCTACCAAAAAGCCGACGAAGTTCTCAAAAATCTACAACTATACGCCCCTGCTAAACCAGTAAGCACCCATCAAGCGACAAAAATCAAAACAATGGTGGTTGCTCCAGGACGAAAACCCATCAGAACTATTATTACCAATCTTCATAACAGAACTCAAGCAATTGCCCAAACACTCCCTTTACCTGCTTGGCTTCGTCCCTTTGCTTTAAGCCTTGTAGGGACAAGTGTTGTTCTGTTAACCTTTGCTGGGACTTGGGCGCTAGTCAATGCCGTTATTGCTACAGTATCATCCATTACCATACCAAGCATTTCTTTACCAAAATTACCGGATGGTTCCAAACCTGCGACTAATCCCTCAACCAACAATGAAGGAAACCGGATAAATGCGATCGTGAGTCGTCGCCAGCAGTTAGGAATTTCAGACGCCTATTTTACGCCAGCAGTAGATAAAATTTTTTATACCAAACATCCTGAAGCCCAAGGACGTGCTCTGACAAGTAATCCAGAAGATGCAGCTTTAAGAAATAACTGGTATCGTATTGCCGAAGACTTGCTAGATAAGTTAGAAAGGGCAGAACTTGGCACCAGAGCTAGGAACAAACTAGGAAAATACACTGGGGAAGATTACCAAACTTGGAGGAAACAAGCAGAATCAGGACAATTAGGAGACTATAGTATCGAACAACTTACCAAAGACACGAATAAAAAATTTGATAGATTATTTCCAGGATTGCGCCGTAGCAATGAGAAACTCGAATCCCAAACATACGGTCAAATTTGGTATGCACTAGCTGCCGATCGAGTGAGTAAACTAGGGAATAGGGAGTAG
- a CDS encoding YnfA family protein: MQTLVFFFIAALGEISGCYSFWAWLRLGHSILWIIPGVLALIVFAFVLTRVDASNAGRVYAAYGGIYILSSGVWLWLAEGVKPDKWDLLGITISLLGTAVILFSSHHR, encoded by the coding sequence ATGCAAACACTTGTTTTCTTCTTCATTGCTGCTCTAGGAGAAATCTCTGGTTGCTACAGCTTCTGGGCATGGTTGAGACTTGGTCATAGTATCTTGTGGATTATTCCAGGAGTCTTAGCTCTAATCGTCTTTGCTTTTGTTCTCACTCGAGTAGACGCTTCAAATGCTGGAAGAGTATACGCTGCTTACGGTGGGATCTACATTCTCTCATCTGGAGTTTGGTTGTGGTTGGCTGAAGGGGTGAAACCAGATAAGTGGGACTTACTTGGCATTACAATCTCCCTGCTTGGAACGGCTGTTATTTTGTTCAGTTCACATCACCGCTAA
- a CDS encoding AbrB/MazE/SpoVT family DNA-binding domain-containing protein, protein MQAIKTKIFEGGRVVIPSEYRKQLGLEVGDEVMIQLVDGEMRIFTLKQAVKRAQEIVRRYIPEGRSLSNELVAERRQENLSE, encoded by the coding sequence ATGCAAGCCATTAAGACAAAAATATTTGAAGGTGGTAGAGTTGTAATCCCATCTGAGTATCGCAAGCAACTAGGATTAGAAGTAGGTGACGAAGTTATGATTCAACTAGTGGACGGAGAAATGAGAATTTTTACGCTGAAACAAGCTGTGAAACGAGCACAAGAAATAGTACGTCGATATATTCCTGAAGGGCGATCGCTTAGTAATGAACTCGTAGCAGAACGCCGTCAGGAGAATTTGAGTGAGTAA
- a CDS encoding type II toxin-antitoxin system VapC family toxin: MSNYVLDASVILALLNNEPGSEIVLNVLTTAVISSVNLSEVVAKLADSGMPEVEVREVISTLGLEIINFDTEMAYRAGMLRPLTRSAGLSFGDRACLTLGKSLDLPILTTDRTWADLNLGINVRVIR, encoded by the coding sequence GTGAGTAATTATGTTTTGGATGCTTCTGTTATTTTGGCACTGTTAAACAATGAACCTGGTAGCGAAATTGTACTAAATGTCTTGACCACAGCTGTCATCAGTAGTGTCAATTTGAGCGAAGTCGTAGCAAAACTTGCTGATAGTGGAATGCCAGAGGTAGAAGTCAGGGAAGTTATCAGTACTCTGGGGTTAGAAATTATTAATTTTGATACTGAAATGGCTTATCGTGCGGGGATGTTACGTCCCCTAACGAGAAGTGCTGGATTATCATTTGGTGATAGAGCTTGCTTAACACTGGGAAAATCTTTGGATTTGCCAATACTAACCACCGATAGAACTTGGGCTGATTTAAATTTGGGGATAAATGTGCGGGTGATTCGTTAA
- a CDS encoding cupin domain-containing protein, translated as MTFTKLNSTTNVIVTPEVITNPVTGDRMTITHSSLRNHHENFQCCFDLPPGAHGAPLHYHRGMAETFEVLDGELEMELGAKGNVKILRPGEVVYVPPRMLHSFRNSSDNWTTYRTEVRSGASFEQFIRGMFGLAIDGKVNSTGMPLNPLQFALLIEKADLVMADVPGFVESMVKRLAQMAKWLGVEKSLVKYW; from the coding sequence ATGACCTTTACAAAACTAAATTCTACAACAAATGTAATTGTGACCCCCGAAGTCATCACCAACCCAGTCACAGGTGACCGCATGACAATTACGCATTCCTCTCTCCGCAATCACCACGAGAACTTTCAGTGTTGTTTTGACTTGCCACCTGGGGCGCACGGTGCTCCACTTCACTATCATAGAGGCATGGCAGAGACGTTTGAGGTGTTGGATGGCGAATTAGAAATGGAGTTGGGAGCAAAAGGCAATGTTAAAATTTTGCGCCCCGGAGAAGTGGTTTACGTTCCACCTAGAATGCTTCACAGTTTTCGCAACTCCTCTGACAATTGGACGACCTACAGAACTGAAGTGCGATCGGGTGCATCCTTCGAGCAGTTTATCAGAGGGATGTTCGGTTTGGCAATTGATGGTAAGGTTAACTCTACTGGAATGCCATTGAATCCTCTGCAATTTGCTTTATTGATTGAAAAAGCAGATTTGGTGATGGCTGACGTACCTGGGTTTGTAGAATCAATGGTCAAAAGACTGGCTCAAATGGCTAAGTGGCTGGGTGTGGAAAAATCCTTGGTCAAGTATTGGTAA
- a CDS encoding NACHT C-terminal helical domain 2-containing protein — protein sequence MNLSGQQRKRLRDALISAFPNYSSLEQLLDLDLDKKLNQITQDSNLQTVIYQLIQIAQAQGWLVDLVQAARKENSGNSELAAIAQELLLLETPPISFFISQAFAHTDIDTLVQEVREKIKPSIQKRCGTIRVLDMTKPMELNSIYVNVNILEKITGCKWLEIEELLQNFDPESDSFDRSGLSKITQERVLALEVVEHHSALMVLGKPGAGKTTFLKYLAIRCINGEFQSARIPLFITLKEFAETPQQPDLKEFIIQQLLKLYNNFITDDLIIELINYGKFLILLDGLDEVREEDSSRVISQIQQFSEQYYNNQFVITCRIAAREYTFEQFVEVEVADFNNEQISDFVNKWFQVQEDAVKAKLFMQKLQDSQPIKELATNPLLLTLLCLVFEERADFPTNRSELYKEGLDVLFKKWDVKRNIERDRVYRKMSLQRKEDLLSQIAFNTFEKGKYFFKQKEVEEQITIYICNLFDVKTSDWELQMDSVQVLKSIEAQHGLLVERARGIYSFSHITFQEYFTAREIVCSSHQEKALKSLVSHLTEKRWQEVFLLTVGMLKNADDLLQLIKQQINTVLTGDEKLQQFLTWVNQKSRSVETPYKAAAIRAFYFNLEYALALALDHNRDLALDLALTHSLALDLARDLALDLARDRDLAFDFTLDHNHDFIFARARARDRVRDLTLDRDLALALALALALTLARNHSRDLTLALDHDFTLDLTRVLTRALTRFEDLTHTFAREIDLELQHKLQQLKEQLPDTSYENRENFVCWLQTNSYVWTEQLRTAIVQHRNIGYDWQFNEPQIELLKQYYYANKLLVDCLKSDCYVSRELRQKIEDTLLFTER from the coding sequence ATGAACTTATCTGGTCAGCAACGTAAAAGATTAAGAGATGCCTTAATCAGTGCTTTTCCTAATTATTCATCACTAGAACAATTGTTAGATTTAGATCTAGACAAAAAACTTAACCAAATCACTCAAGATAGTAATTTACAAACCGTTATCTACCAATTGATACAAATAGCGCAGGCTCAGGGATGGCTTGTTGACTTAGTTCAAGCTGCACGGAAAGAAAATTCTGGAAATTCTGAGTTAGCAGCTATTGCCCAAGAATTGTTGCTACTAGAAACACCCCCTATTTCCTTTTTTATTTCTCAAGCATTTGCTCATACTGATATTGACACTTTAGTGCAAGAGGTTCGTGAAAAAATAAAACCTAGTATCCAAAAACGCTGCGGTACTATACGGGTACTAGATATGACTAAGCCTATGGAATTAAATAGCATCTACGTTAATGTAAATATTTTAGAGAAAATCACCGGATGTAAGTGGTTAGAAATTGAGGAACTACTGCAAAACTTCGATCCGGAATCAGATAGCTTTGATCGCTCTGGACTCAGCAAGATAACTCAAGAGCGCGTTCTAGCATTAGAGGTGGTAGAACATCATTCAGCGTTAATGGTTTTGGGGAAACCGGGAGCAGGTAAAACAACTTTTTTAAAGTATTTAGCTATCCGATGTATAAACGGTGAGTTTCAAAGCGCTCGGATTCCCTTGTTTATTACTCTCAAAGAATTTGCTGAAACCCCTCAACAACCTGACTTAAAAGAATTTATTATTCAGCAATTACTTAAGCTATATAACAATTTTATAACAGATGATTTAATAATTGAACTTATAAATTATGGCAAATTTTTGATTTTACTAGATGGTTTAGATGAAGTTAGGGAGGAAGATAGTAGCCGAGTTATCAGTCAAATTCAGCAATTTTCTGAGCAATATTACAACAACCAGTTTGTCATTACTTGCCGAATTGCAGCACGAGAATACACTTTTGAACAGTTCGTTGAAGTTGAAGTAGCTGATTTTAATAATGAACAGATTTCAGACTTTGTCAACAAATGGTTTCAAGTACAAGAAGATGCTGTTAAAGCAAAACTCTTCATGCAAAAGTTGCAAGATAGCCAACCAATCAAAGAGCTAGCAACTAATCCCCTACTATTGACTTTGCTATGTCTAGTTTTTGAGGAGAGAGCTGATTTTCCGACAAATCGATCGGAGCTTTATAAAGAAGGATTAGATGTGTTATTCAAGAAATGGGATGTCAAGCGCAACATTGAGCGCGATCGAGTTTACAGAAAAATGTCTTTACAGCGCAAAGAAGATTTACTTAGCCAAATAGCCTTCAATACCTTTGAGAAAGGTAAATACTTTTTCAAGCAGAAAGAAGTTGAAGAGCAAATTACTATCTATATTTGCAACCTCTTTGACGTTAAGACCTCCGATTGGGAATTGCAAATGGATAGCGTTCAGGTGCTAAAGTCAATAGAAGCTCAACACGGATTACTAGTGGAAAGAGCTAGAGGCATTTACTCTTTTTCCCATATCACTTTTCAAGAATACTTCACTGCGAGAGAGATTGTTTGTAGTTCTCATCAAGAAAAGGCTTTAAAAAGTTTAGTTAGCCATTTGACTGAAAAACGTTGGCAAGAAGTTTTCTTATTGACAGTTGGAATGTTAAAAAATGCAGATGATTTGTTACAGTTAATAAAACAGCAAATTAATACAGTTTTAACAGGTGATGAAAAATTGCAGCAGTTCCTGACTTGGGTTAATCAAAAATCCCGTTCTGTAGAAACTCCCTATAAAGCAGCTGCGATTCGAGCTTTTTACTTCAACCTTGAATACGCCCTCGCCCTCGCTCTCGACCACAACCGCGATCTTGCTCTCGACCTTGCCCTTACCCACAGTCTTGCCCTCGACCTTGCCCGCGATCTTGCCCTCGACCTTGCCCGCGATCGCGACCTTGCCTTCGATTTTACCCTCGACCACAACCACGACTTCATTTTTGCCCGTGCTCGTGCCCGTGACCGTGTCCGCGACCTCACTCTTGACCGCGACCTCGCCCTAGCTCTCGCCCTAGCTCTCGCCCTTACCCTAGCTCGAAACCACAGCCGCGACCTGACCCTAGCTCTCGACCATGACTTTACCCTCGACCTCACTCGCGTCCTCACTCGCGCCCTCACTCGCTTTGAAGATCTCACTCACACTTTCGCCCGTGAGATCGATCTCGAATTGCAACATAAGCTACAACAGCTTAAAGAGCAATTACCTGACACGTCTTATGAAAACAGGGAAAATTTTGTATGTTGGTTGCAGACAAACAGTTACGTTTGGACTGAACAACTTAGAACTGCGATCGTTCAACATCGCAACATTGGTTATGACTGGCAGTTCAACGAACCTCAAATTGAACTCCTCAAGCAGTACTACTATGCAAATAAGCTGCTAGTTGATTGTCTAAAAAGCGATTGTTACGTTAGTCGGGAATTGCGCCAAAAAATCGAGGATACATTGTTATTTACCGAAAGATGA